The following proteins are encoded in a genomic region of Candidatus Kaelpia aquatica:
- a CDS encoding type II secretion system protein GspK: MKMKLKKLSTYQPVKAFKKDGVISIFILWVIAVTVLMSAGISYRAYMELRSFRFYRERFYARNLIWRGFMQSLELLRLDYENNSGIDGLSEEWSKDNIEFQNEYGISQIRIEDEERKININQIAREENLDVLNNLFPPKLAQSIIDWVDEDSFQNYYYGGEQENYYNFLTYNCRNSNIRSLYEIKYIKGCPSDFNLKDLENQITTIGSEVNINTVSEVCLKKLELPDSLVSEILEFRQHNGVFNSIPDSDSISEIFPKIASADIVEQWNVLRNYFKVSSQYFRIYIIAQTERGVKRCAQALVQRKGSSFDILSWQENFWEK; this comes from the coding sequence ATGAAAATGAAATTGAAAAAATTATCTACATACCAGCCGGTAAAAGCATTTAAAAAAGATGGTGTAATATCTATCTTTATCCTCTGGGTAATTGCTGTAACAGTATTGATGTCCGCTGGCATAAGTTATAGGGCTTATATGGAATTGCGTTCTTTTAGGTTTTATAGGGAGCGTTTCTATGCCCGAAATTTAATCTGGCGGGGTTTTATGCAATCACTGGAATTACTGAGATTAGATTATGAGAATAACTCTGGAATCGATGGTTTAAGCGAAGAATGGAGCAAGGATAATATTGAATTTCAGAATGAATACGGTATATCTCAGATCAGAATTGAGGACGAAGAGAGAAAGATAAATATTAATCAGATTGCCAGAGAAGAAAATTTAGATGTCTTGAATAATCTTTTTCCTCCAAAGCTTGCTCAATCAATAATTGATTGGGTAGATGAAGATAGTTTTCAAAATTATTATTACGGAGGAGAGCAGGAAAATTATTATAATTTTTTGACATATAATTGCAGAAATTCCAATATCAGAAGTTTATACGAGATAAAATATATTAAAGGATGCCCTTCTGATTTTAACTTAAAAGATCTGGAGAATCAAATTACTACTATAGGGAGTGAAGTAAATATTAATACAGTATCTGAAGTATGCCTTAAAAAGTTAGAGCTGCCCGACTCTCTTGTCTCAGAAATCTTGGAATTTCGTCAACATAACGGTGTTTTTAATAGTATACCTGACAGTGATAGTATTTCAGAAATTTTCCCGAAAATTGCAAGTGCTGACATAGTAGAACAATGGAATGTTTTGAGAAATTACTTTAAAGTGAGCTCTCAATATTTTAGAATATATATAATAGCTCAGACAGAGAGAGGAGTTAAGCGCTGTGCTCAGGCTTTAGTGCAAAGGAAAGGCAGCAGTTTTGATATTTTATCTTGGCAGGAGAATTTCTGGGAGAAGTAA
- a CDS encoding prepilin-type N-terminal cleavage/methylation domain-containing protein: MFPSKSKKSFTLVEVIVAVVIVSLIFSLSSSLIWLSFRLSVRSKEVAVRFSGIRNVFEILSNDLRSACIFDYNEEPNFIVDSENKTISFWIIRPSESVETSYLLPILKISYFVKEEAGKKVLYKRLESEFEDYKKEILVYEADFEFSALIYSEDKKELLTEQFYSDSKLPEAIKIKCVKDENEIEKIIYIPAGKSI, translated from the coding sequence ATGTTTCCATCGAAAAGTAAAAAATCATTTACATTAGTTGAAGTTATTGTGGCAGTAGTGATTGTCTCTTTAATATTCAGCTTGAGTAGTTCTTTAATCTGGCTGAGTTTCAGGCTTTCTGTAAGAAGTAAGGAAGTTGCAGTTCGTTTTTCAGGTATTAGAAATGTTTTTGAAATTTTGAGTAATGATTTAAGATCTGCTTGTATTTTTGATTATAACGAAGAACCTAATTTTATAGTTGATTCAGAAAATAAAACAATTTCTTTTTGGATAATCCGTCCTTCAGAAAGCGTTGAGACTAGCTATCTTCTGCCAATATTAAAGATCAGTTATTTTGTCAAAGAAGAAGCGGGGAAGAAAGTGCTGTATAAACGATTAGAGTCTGAATTCGAGGATTACAAAAAAGAGATCCTTGTTTATGAAGCAGATTTTGAGTTCTCAGCGTTAATTTACAGTGAAGATAAAAAAGAATTATTAACCGAGCAGTTTTATTCTGACAGTAAGTTGCCAGAAGCGATAAAAATCAAGTGTGTAAAAGATGAAAATGAAATTGAAAAAATTATCTACATACCAGCCGGTAAAAGCATTTAA
- a CDS encoding prepilin-type N-terminal cleavage/methylation domain-containing protein, with protein sequence MAAKKSFTLLELLIVIAIISILSVIILPGFSNKYNAVKFDNFCFKTLDVFKFSQNKTIQEAKVVTVKINQEGLSVYLSDEKAGELLIPAIYEIDSEITSVDMFPTGEMRLYADSLVLDKAEIKLSSKFGIKKITLLAGAGNVSIEK encoded by the coding sequence ATGGCAGCTAAAAAATCTTTTACTTTACTTGAGCTTTTAATTGTAATTGCCATAATATCAATTTTGTCGGTTATTATCTTGCCGGGTTTTTCTAATAAATATAATGCGGTGAAATTTGATAATTTTTGCTTTAAAACACTGGATGTTTTTAAGTTTTCTCAAAATAAAACTATTCAGGAAGCTAAGGTTGTAACAGTTAAAATTAATCAGGAGGGGTTGTCAGTATATCTATCGGATGAAAAAGCAGGGGAATTATTAATTCCTGCTATCTATGAAATTGATTCTGAAATAACCAGCGTTGATATGTTTCCTACCGGGGAGATGCGTCTATATGCGGATTCTTTAGTTTTAGATAAAGCGGAGATAAAGTTGTCGTCAAAATTTGGGATTAAAAAAATTACTCTCTTAGCCGGAGCAGGGAATGTTTCCATCGAAAAGTAA
- the gspG gene encoding type II secretion system major pseudopilin GspG, translating to MKRNAFTLVELLVVITIIGILTATVLPRLAGRTGEARIKRAESEIYGTLSTALDMYELDIGRYPGSLECLWRLDAPSGFDVDEYKNLWEGPYIKRARVKGSSILDPWGNPYQYESVDQGGSYMISSQGANVQDSSDDIVYSGEITFEN from the coding sequence ATGAAAAGAAATGCTTTTACTTTAGTTGAACTGCTAGTAGTTATTACAATTATAGGAATTTTAACGGCAACTGTTTTGCCCCGTTTAGCAGGTAGGACTGGAGAAGCGAGGATTAAAAGAGCAGAATCTGAAATTTATGGTACTCTTTCAACAGCTCTTGATATGTATGAACTGGATATCGGCAGATATCCCGGTTCTTTAGAGTGTTTATGGCGTTTGGATGCACCCTCGGGGTTTGATGTGGATGAATATAAAAATCTCTGGGAAGGGCCCTATATAAAGCGGGCAAGAGTTAAAGGAAGCTCTATTCTTGATCCCTGGGGTAATCCTTATCAGTATGAGTCAGTTGATCAAGGAGGTTCTTATATGATTTCTTCTCAAGGAGCGAATGTTCAGGATTCGAGTGATGATATTGTTTATTCCGGAGAGATAACGTTTGAGAATTAG